A region of uncultured Desulfobacter sp. DNA encodes the following proteins:
- a CDS encoding phenyltransferase domain-containing protein, with amino-acid sequence MHRLNAKLHPDSSLNPDSVVRMISRLQRDNGDIPWHTGGKTDPWDLVESVMGLNIGGFHDQAMTALEWLAALQNENGSWYSSYIDSVPEDRTTESHMACYLAVGLFHQFLIKEDKADLQKFWTAMSKGIGFALDLQAATGEIYWAKSPEGKIDPMSLLSGSSSIFMSLKCALAIANILGHERPEWESAYIRLGRSINENIFTYNVSKSRFSMYWFYPILSGALQGNRAKARIDRSWHKYVIEGQGCRCVSDQPWVTIAETSELVLALQAMGRRQKAGIVFSWIHNRVFEDQTFWCGYTYPDMVVWPEEKISWTNAVVLMAADALYNLTPGARLFNHDAWNGCKFKY; translated from the coding sequence ATGCACCGTTTAAATGCAAAGCTACATCCTGATTCATCCCTGAACCCCGACTCAGTTGTTCGTATGATTTCCCGTCTTCAAAGAGACAATGGCGACATCCCCTGGCATACGGGAGGGAAAACCGATCCCTGGGATCTTGTGGAATCCGTTATGGGCCTGAATATAGGCGGGTTTCATGACCAGGCCATGACGGCCCTGGAGTGGCTGGCCGCCCTTCAGAATGAAAACGGATCCTGGTATTCATCCTATATCGACTCTGTTCCCGAGGACCGGACTACCGAAAGCCACATGGCCTGTTATCTGGCCGTGGGGCTGTTTCATCAGTTCCTGATAAAAGAGGATAAGGCTGATCTGCAGAAATTCTGGACAGCCATGTCAAAGGGTATCGGGTTTGCTTTGGATCTCCAGGCAGCCACAGGAGAGATTTACTGGGCAAAAAGCCCCGAAGGCAAGATTGATCCCATGTCTCTTCTGTCAGGCAGCTCGTCCATATTCATGAGCCTGAAATGCGCCCTGGCCATTGCAAATATTCTCGGCCACGAGCGTCCGGAATGGGAGAGTGCATATATACGCCTTGGCAGATCCATCAACGAAAATATTTTTACGTATAACGTGTCCAAGTCCAGATTTTCCATGTACTGGTTTTACCCGATCCTGTCCGGGGCATTGCAGGGAAACCGGGCAAAGGCACGCATTGACAGATCCTGGCATAAATATGTCATAGAGGGCCAGGGATGCCGCTGTGTGTCCGACCAACCCTGGGTTACCATTGCCGAAACCTCGGAACTGGTCCTTGCTCTTCAGGCCATGGGACGACGGCAAAAGGCCGGGATCGTTTTTTCCTGGATCCACAACCGGGTGTTTGAAGACCAAACCTTCTGGTGCGGCTATACCTACCCGGATATGGTGGTCTGGCCCGAGGAAAAAATATCCTGGACCAATGCTGTGGTTTTGATGGCCGCCGATGCCCTGTACAATCTTACGCCCGGAGCCCGGTTGTTTAATCATGATGCATGGAACGGCTGTAAATTTAAATATTGA
- a CDS encoding acyltransferase produces the protein MIRDKRPYYIKQAWYRFQNFYVRRYLAPQLSALGPHPYIIKPWYIELFGGPICIGSHVTLLGCTDKRTRLTVWSERKDIDGIRIGDHVLISPGVRISAANSIRIADSCMLASHTYITDSDWHGIYDRSLPPRTRSKVVLEENVWIGDSAIVCKGVTIGKNTIIGAGAVVTCDIPANVVAAGNPARVIRELDPAREIITRKDRYGDTEKMTKVLETAEKNCLEGNTLSGWIRSLIAPGREQP, from the coding sequence ATGATTCGGGACAAACGCCCATATTATATCAAACAGGCCTGGTACCGGTTTCAAAATTTTTATGTCCGCCGCTATCTTGCTCCCCAGCTTAGCGCCCTGGGCCCCCATCCCTATATAATCAAACCCTGGTATATTGAATTGTTCGGCGGCCCCATCTGCATCGGCAGCCATGTGACGCTGCTGGGATGTACGGATAAAAGAACCCGGCTGACGGTGTGGTCTGAAAGAAAGGACATTGACGGTATCCGTATCGGGGACCATGTTCTTATCTCTCCGGGCGTACGGATTTCCGCGGCCAATTCCATTCGCATTGCAGACTCCTGCATGCTGGCCAGCCACACCTACATTACGGATTCAGACTGGCACGGTATTTACGACAGGTCGTTGCCGCCGCGAACCCGGTCAAAAGTGGTCCTGGAAGAAAATGTGTGGATCGGAGATTCCGCCATTGTGTGCAAAGGCGTAACAATAGGTAAAAATACCATTATCGGAGCAGGCGCCGTCGTCACCTGCGATATTCCTGCCAATGTTGTGGCCGCAGGCAACCCGGCCAGGGTAATCCGGGAACTTGATCCGGCCCGGGAAATCATCACCCGCAAAGACCGGTACGGGGATACGGAGAAAATGACAAAGGTACTGGAAACGGCTGAAAAGAATTGCCTTGAAGGAAATACGCTTTCCGGATGGATTCGCAGTCTTATCGCCCCCGGCAGGGAGCAACCTTAA
- a CDS encoding ATP-binding protein encodes MKTYTRILLPTLPLVFFFLGASIAVTYHFSRSALLDLGDVWLSTRLDQAMDVIREQEKNVRDYSLKNDPARVAKAKQNAYTRIRNITIGNNGFIFIMNPSGTIIFHPDKNLHDTGMGHEKWFSSLADQGGRTIINLSGEQLLVRFGYFTPWEWYVLAAAPMDEVYGAINRVQPYLYVLFISAAIILSMVLFFSTMRLIRPLKVLLSGTQAFGKGNLDTRIDIQSDDEFGLLAKEFNRMAFRLQDSLAALKQNEEHFRALIENANDMICILDREGVFRYVSPSTFRILGYPPKALLGCRAQDFIHPLEKEDATERFNLRVASLIQAHPTTVRFRHAANYWCIIECISKNLMDHPTIKGMVVNLRDITARKQAEQALKLSHQELESRVKERTMDLQAANQALNNEIQIRRQKEKELEQASRAKNEFLANVSHEIRTPLNAILGFSELLETMISEEQQISYLSAINTAAKNLSGLINDILDLSKMEAGKLEINRGPVLLQSLFDEIHHMFKVELDVKNLNFLIELPENGKGALNLDEMRLRQVITNLVGNALKFTESGTITLGAEMRTSQENAEKYVDLMIKVADTGIGICETQQDKIFEAFEQASAGTSRKFGGTGLGLAICKQLIVLMGGKLSVSSRPDQGSVFTIFLPGVERYHTAIPAPAIASKSALAGMQFAKDRVLIVDDHRDIRFMLREFLEKVNLEVIEAASGLQAIEYASAQKPVLIFLDLKMPDINGMETAARLKADQDVAQIPICLMTAGMTMWPKDELESRGFACSIAKPIAIDSLMAVLKQFISMACDTTDSTGRSSALSLLDILDRDGLPSDFLDILPRDITPYIPQTREAIKISDIQRFAERITEQGNAFGIEGFKIFGTELLQLSKAFDITKIQIYIERFIKTIDRIDKPF; translated from the coding sequence ATGAAAACCTACACCAGGATTCTGCTTCCCACCCTTCCGCTTGTTTTCTTCTTTCTGGGAGCATCCATCGCGGTCACCTATCATTTTTCACGTTCAGCCCTTCTTGATCTTGGAGACGTCTGGCTCTCCACACGACTGGATCAGGCCATGGATGTCATCCGCGAACAGGAAAAAAATGTTCGTGATTACAGCCTGAAAAATGATCCTGCACGTGTTGCCAAAGCAAAACAGAACGCGTACACCCGTATCCGGAACATCACAATCGGGAATAACGGTTTTATTTTTATAATGAATCCCAGTGGTACCATCATCTTTCATCCCGATAAAAATCTTCATGATACGGGTATGGGACATGAAAAATGGTTCTCTTCCCTGGCAGATCAGGGGGGAAGAACGATTATCAACCTTTCCGGAGAGCAACTGCTTGTGCGATTTGGGTATTTTACGCCCTGGGAGTGGTATGTTCTGGCAGCGGCCCCCATGGATGAGGTGTACGGTGCCATCAATCGGGTTCAGCCCTATCTATATGTCTTGTTTATTAGTGCCGCCATCATTCTCTCCATGGTGTTGTTTTTTTCAACCATGCGCCTGATCCGTCCGCTCAAAGTTCTTCTTTCAGGTACCCAGGCCTTTGGCAAGGGTAATCTTGACACCCGAATCGATATTCAGTCCGATGATGAATTCGGGCTTCTGGCAAAAGAGTTCAACCGGATGGCATTCAGACTCCAGGACAGTCTGGCGGCATTAAAACAGAATGAAGAGCATTTCAGGGCATTAATTGAAAACGCCAACGATATGATCTGTATCCTTGACCGGGAAGGGGTTTTCCGGTATGTCAGCCCGTCCACATTCCGGATTCTGGGATATCCCCCCAAAGCACTTCTGGGTTGTCGTGCCCAGGATTTTATACATCCCCTGGAAAAAGAGGACGCAACCGAAAGATTCAATCTTCGGGTGGCCTCTTTAATCCAGGCACACCCGACAACCGTTCGCTTCAGACACGCGGCCAATTATTGGTGCATTATTGAATGTATCTCTAAAAATCTCATGGATCACCCCACCATCAAGGGAATGGTTGTCAATTTAAGGGATATCACCGCACGTAAACAGGCTGAACAGGCTCTGAAGTTATCCCACCAGGAATTGGAAAGCCGGGTAAAAGAGCGTACCATGGATCTGCAGGCGGCCAACCAGGCCCTGAACAATGAAATCCAGATACGCAGACAAAAGGAGAAAGAACTGGAACAGGCCAGCCGGGCAAAAAATGAATTTCTGGCCAATGTCAGCCATGAAATCCGAACACCTTTGAACGCGATTCTTGGTTTCAGTGAGCTTTTGGAGACAATGATCAGTGAGGAACAGCAGATCAGCTACCTTTCAGCCATCAATACAGCTGCGAAAAACCTTTCCGGCCTGATCAACGATATACTTGACCTGTCTAAAATGGAGGCAGGCAAACTTGAAATCAACCGGGGACCTGTGCTTCTGCAATCTCTTTTTGATGAAATACACCACATGTTCAAGGTGGAACTGGATGTAAAAAATCTGAACTTTCTCATTGAACTGCCTGAAAATGGCAAAGGCGCACTGAACCTGGACGAAATGCGTTTGCGCCAGGTCATTACCAATCTGGTGGGCAATGCCTTGAAATTCACCGAATCCGGCACTATCACACTTGGGGCGGAAATGCGCACCAGCCAGGAAAATGCCGAAAAATATGTGGATCTTATGATCAAGGTGGCAGACACAGGCATTGGTATCTGCGAAACCCAGCAGGATAAAATATTTGAAGCGTTTGAACAGGCATCGGCCGGAACCAGCCGAAAATTTGGCGGCACCGGGTTGGGACTGGCCATCTGCAAACAACTTATTGTGCTTATGGGCGGAAAACTTTCCGTGTCCAGCAGGCCGGATCAGGGCAGTGTCTTTACCATTTTCCTGCCGGGCGTCGAACGATATCACACGGCCATACCCGCACCTGCGATCGCAAGCAAATCAGCTCTGGCCGGCATGCAGTTCGCCAAAGATAGGGTTCTTATCGTGGATGACCATCGGGATATCCGGTTCATGCTCAGGGAATTTCTGGAAAAAGTCAACCTTGAAGTCATTGAAGCGGCAAGCGGCCTCCAGGCCATTGAGTATGCCAGTGCCCAGAAACCTGTCCTGATCTTCCTGGATTTGAAAATGCCTGACATCAACGGCATGGAAACCGCAGCACGTTTGAAGGCAGACCAGGACGTTGCCCAGATTCCCATATGTCTTATGACTGCCGGCATGACAATGTGGCCCAAGGATGAACTTGAATCCAGAGGATTTGCCTGCAGCATTGCCAAGCCCATTGCCATTGACAGCCTGATGGCGGTTTTAAAGCAGTTCATCAGCATGGCGTGTGACACCACGGATTCAACCGGGAGATCTTCTGCGTTAAGCCTTCTGGACATCCTGGACCGGGACGGTCTGCCTTCTGATTTTCTGGACATATTGCCCAGGGATATTACCCCCTATATTCCGCAAACCCGCGAAGCCATAAAAATATCAGACATCCAGCGGTTTGCTGAAAGGATTACGGAGCAGGGAAACGCCTTTGGGATCGAAGGGTTCAAAATATTTGGAACAGAGCTTCTCCAGTTGTCTAAAGCCTTTGATATTACAAAGATTCAGATTTATATTGAACGTTTTATTAAGACCATTGATCGAATAGATAAACCGTTTTAA
- a CDS encoding DUF294 nucleotidyltransferase-like domain-containing protein gives MSQDYFVFLSKTEPFSFLPEEEIKHIAELIQVELFNEKKILFLQGISRLEKIYILKEGKAERFYEDIDKKKVACALHQGEVFGGISILLNESVVIRSLGIQDRTCFYTFPKNVFISLCDKYEAFKYHFITIFGQRMLADKTYSNLIANKRRDKDQSIQFFSNSISSVIRKNVLFCGANNSIKDAAILMKQHRCGSILIKQDGRFIGIATDQDFRNKVVAAELKSSNPISDIMSSPLISIPEHSSVFEAFIKIMKAEVKHLAVINNENDAIGVISNSDLINAQGKLPFLFITEINNAASYEEISKKQKQLPQSIYILINEGAKAQNVNNFLTAITDTILEKLIKFALQEIGPPPARFAFMVMGSEGRKEQTLKTDQDNAIIFEDVGEEKLESAHAYFLKLGEHVCNMLDKTGYDFCPGDIMAKNPKWCQPVSKWKKYFKGWIDNASPESLLQISIFFDFRFGYGDISLVHELREHLFDSFGNRKFFRYMAENTSYFRLPIGFFGNFIVESKGKFKNTFDIKRAMMFVVDFVRIYALQNRISATNTIERLELLYKKNIISESDYNDLSQSYSYMMNLRFINQIHGIINEGGEPNNNINPKKLSKIEQQTLKEIFKKIEKTKTKLQLDFLGVV, from the coding sequence ATGAGTCAGGACTATTTTGTGTTTTTATCAAAAACTGAGCCTTTTTCTTTTTTGCCTGAAGAAGAGATTAAACATATAGCAGAGTTGATTCAAGTTGAACTCTTTAATGAAAAGAAAATATTGTTTCTTCAGGGAATATCAAGATTAGAAAAAATTTATATATTAAAAGAGGGGAAAGCAGAGCGATTCTATGAAGATATAGATAAAAAAAAAGTAGCATGTGCTCTGCATCAAGGTGAGGTTTTTGGCGGGATATCCATTCTTTTAAATGAATCTGTTGTCATAAGATCTTTGGGCATACAGGATCGTACTTGTTTTTATACATTTCCTAAAAACGTTTTTATATCCTTATGTGATAAATATGAGGCATTTAAATATCATTTCATCACTATATTCGGGCAAAGAATGCTTGCTGATAAAACATATTCAAATCTGATTGCAAATAAAAGAAGAGATAAAGATCAGTCCATACAGTTTTTCAGTAACTCCATATCCAGCGTGATAAGAAAAAATGTACTTTTCTGCGGTGCAAACAATTCCATCAAAGACGCTGCAATTCTGATGAAACAGCACAGATGCGGTTCTATTCTGATAAAACAGGACGGCAGATTTATCGGTATAGCCACAGATCAGGATTTTAGAAACAAAGTTGTGGCGGCAGAGTTAAAAAGTTCAAATCCTATTTCTGATATAATGTCTAGCCCTTTAATAAGCATACCGGAGCATTCAAGCGTATTTGAAGCCTTCATAAAAATAATGAAGGCAGAAGTAAAACATCTGGCCGTAATCAACAATGAAAATGATGCCATCGGTGTGATTTCAAACAGCGATCTTATCAATGCCCAGGGCAAACTTCCCTTTTTATTTATCACAGAAATCAATAATGCGGCATCCTATGAAGAGATATCAAAAAAACAAAAACAGCTTCCCCAAAGCATATATATTTTAATCAATGAAGGCGCAAAAGCCCAGAATGTAAACAACTTCCTCACGGCAATAACAGATACGATTTTAGAAAAGCTCATAAAATTTGCTTTACAGGAGATAGGGCCGCCCCCTGCCCGATTTGCTTTTATGGTTATGGGAAGTGAAGGCAGAAAAGAACAGACCCTTAAAACAGACCAGGATAATGCCATTATTTTTGAGGACGTCGGTGAGGAAAAACTGGAATCTGCCCATGCATATTTTTTAAAGTTAGGTGAGCATGTATGCAATATGCTTGACAAAACAGGATATGATTTTTGTCCTGGCGATATAATGGCAAAAAACCCAAAATGGTGCCAGCCTGTTTCCAAGTGGAAAAAGTATTTTAAAGGGTGGATTGATAACGCAAGTCCGGAATCTCTTCTCCAGATCAGCATTTTTTTTGATTTTCGTTTTGGATATGGAGATATCAGTCTGGTCCATGAGCTTCGAGAGCATCTTTTTGATTCTTTTGGCAACAGGAAATTTTTCAGGTATATGGCTGAAAACACATCTTACTTTAGACTACCCATAGGCTTTTTTGGTAATTTTATCGTTGAATCTAAGGGTAAATTCAAAAATACTTTTGACATTAAAAGAGCCATGATGTTTGTGGTGGATTTTGTGAGAATATATGCCCTTCAAAACAGAATATCTGCCACGAACACCATAGAACGATTAGAGTTGCTGTATAAAAAAAATATAATAAGCGAATCCGATTATAATGATTTAAGCCAGTCTTACAGCTATATGATGAATTTAAGATTTATTAATCAGATACATGGAATTATTAACGAAGGAGGAGAACCCAATAATAACATCAATCCCAAAAAGCTATCAAAAATAGAGCAGCAGACATTAAAAGAAATATTCAAGAAAATAGAAAAAACAAAGACAAAGCTTCAACTGGATTTTTTGGGCGTCGTGTGA
- a CDS encoding glyceraldehyde 3-phosphate dehydrogenase NAD-binding domain-containing protein → MSTHASKILGINGLGRIGKLTLWHHVGRKFFDEIVINVGREVGTCMDDLIHYIERDSTYGRLEAFLHGFQGKPVITDVDPGSGTLVVNGVKIKILSTERNPKDIPWADNNVELVVDTTGQFLDPSLESDAPRGSLRGHLEAGVRKVIASAPFKLKQGVMIPDDAVTTVMGINDKDYDPVRHCLISNASCTTTCLAHMIKPLLDAFGLDRVLSASMATVHAATGSQQVLDRLPGTGKTDLRKNRSIMNNIILTTTGAAKALQQVIPEMAGIGFIAESVRIPTATGSLIILVINLQEELDKPPVRRDLINQIYKDTAQKQSDGYLIFTNKQNVSSDIIGTPRAAAVIEGHETHTRTASISINLEHMQGIDKKILENIKDHVGSIQVTQAVIYGWYDNEMASYVNMLGDRAVSIAESME, encoded by the coding sequence ATGAGTACACACGCATCAAAGATCCTGGGCATCAACGGACTTGGAAGAATAGGGAAACTGACGTTATGGCACCATGTCGGCAGAAAATTCTTTGATGAAATCGTCATCAATGTGGGCAGAGAAGTGGGCACCTGTATGGATGATCTTATCCACTACATTGAACGGGATTCCACCTACGGCCGTCTGGAGGCCTTTTTGCACGGTTTCCAGGGGAAACCGGTTATCACGGATGTTGATCCCGGTTCCGGTACCCTTGTGGTAAATGGGGTCAAAATAAAGATACTTTCCACCGAACGAAACCCAAAAGATATTCCATGGGCGGATAATAATGTGGAACTGGTGGTGGATACCACAGGCCAGTTTCTTGATCCCTCCCTTGAATCAGACGCTCCCAGGGGCTCCCTGCGGGGACATCTGGAGGCTGGGGTCAGAAAAGTCATTGCCTCGGCACCCTTTAAACTGAAACAAGGCGTTATGATACCTGATGATGCCGTGACAACGGTCATGGGCATCAATGACAAGGACTATGACCCTGTCCGCCACTGTCTGATTTCCAATGCATCCTGCACCACCACCTGTCTTGCCCACATGATCAAGCCGTTGCTGGATGCCTTTGGACTGGATCGCGTACTATCCGCATCCATGGCCACGGTTCATGCGGCCACAGGCTCACAGCAGGTGCTGGACAGGCTGCCTGGAACCGGGAAAACAGACTTAAGAAAAAACCGGTCCATCATGAATAACATCATTCTGACCACCACGGGTGCGGCCAAGGCGTTGCAACAGGTCATCCCTGAAATGGCCGGCATCGGTTTCATTGCCGAGTCCGTGCGTATCCCCACCGCCACCGGCTCTTTAATCATTCTGGTGATCAACCTGCAGGAAGAACTGGACAAGCCGCCGGTCAGAAGGGACCTGATCAACCAGATATATAAAGACACGGCCCAGAAACAGTCCGACGGGTATCTGATCTTTACGAATAAACAGAATGTCTCCTCGGACATCATTGGCACCCCCAGGGCGGCGGCGGTCATTGAGGGCCATGAAACCCATACCCGCACGGCGTCTATTTCCATTAACCTGGAACATATGCAGGGTATTGATAAAAAAATACTGGAAAATATCAAGGACCATGTGGGATCCATCCAGGTTACCCAGGCGGTTATTTACGGGTGGTATGACAATGAAATGGCTTCCTATGTGAATATGCTGGGTGACAGGGCTGTGAGTATTGCAGAGTCCATGGAATAA